Proteins found in one Waddliaceae bacterium genomic segment:
- the aroF gene encoding 3-deoxy-7-phosphoheptulonate synthase: protein MTIEDCKHVALGDKVPTTIRIGDVVIGGGFAVIAGPCAVESETMMLDIAEAVKDGGADMLRGGIFKPRTSPYDFQGLGNEGLQILKKARKTTGLPIVVEILDTRDVAIAEDIDVIQIGSRNMQNFALLKEVGKTRKPILLKRGANATIEEWLCSAEYILAEGNPNVILCERGIRTFETYTRNTLDLGAVAAVKTLTHLPVIVDPSHATGRPELILPMALAAAAAGADGIIVEVHNNPAEALCDGKQALTPQQFSKIAKDVRRLHTYLTRKPLL from the coding sequence ATGACGATAGAAGATTGTAAACATGTAGCACTTGGCGATAAGGTTCCGACGACGATACGCATCGGCGATGTAGTTATTGGTGGAGGCTTTGCTGTGATAGCGGGTCCTTGCGCGGTAGAAAGCGAGACTATGATGCTTGATATAGCAGAAGCCGTTAAAGACGGCGGTGCTGACATGCTCCGCGGTGGCATCTTCAAACCCAGAACGTCGCCGTATGATTTTCAGGGGCTGGGAAATGAGGGACTGCAGATCTTAAAAAAAGCTAGAAAAACAACAGGGCTGCCCATTGTCGTAGAGATCCTAGACACCAGAGACGTTGCTATTGCCGAAGACATCGACGTCATACAGATCGGCTCGCGTAACATGCAAAACTTCGCTCTATTAAAAGAAGTCGGTAAGACGAGGAAGCCTATACTACTAAAACGTGGAGCTAATGCCACAATAGAAGAATGGCTGTGTAGCGCAGAATATATCCTCGCCGAAGGCAACCCCAACGTCATCCTTTGCGAGAGGGGAATACGTACCTTCGAAACATATACTCGCAACACCCTAGACCTCGGCGCTGTAGCAGCAGTAAAAACTCTTACACATCTTCCCGTCATCGTCGATCCTTCACACGCAACAGGAAGGCCAGAACTAATACTCCCTATGGCACTGGCAGCAGCAGCGGCAGGAGCCGATGGCATCATCGTAGAAGTCCATAACAATCCCGCCGAGGCACTATGCGATGGCAAACAAGCTCTTACACCACAACAGTTCTCCAAAATAGCCAAAGATGTACGACGCCTACACACTTATCTTACGAGGAAACCTTTGTTATGA
- a CDS encoding type I 3-dehydroquinate dehydratase: MLPKICVSIAEKSVPPDVDFAEIRLDMMDVTVEDVADIFAAPIPLIATCRPEKYDDDTRKELLITAIRHGAKFVDIEVDAEEQYRNDIIAAAKKYGTTVIISFHDEEKTPTQKTLEDIVSQCFECGADIAKIACNISSRDDSEILLSLMKDDKKIISVAMGEQALSSRAEALRRGSLFTYAALAPGKETAPGQPDIKTLQRYMTKCFAVVGNPVFHSISPTIFDAAFKENNHNATYTRITADDVIDIIALVKRHDIAGFNVTSPFKEAIIPYLDELDDTAQYVGAVNTVVVKDKKLIGYNTDIKGVTETLKSHKISPKKAVVLGGGGAAAAAAYAMTTTAEDTVVINRTPYKAQKIAQKFGCRTAPLENIAEELRNADILISCITAQHNPIPPSALHKDLVVFDANYKTSPLATIARQQGCTTIDGIQWLINQAIPTCELFLDGKAPRQAMEKALSKKDNKKHVAIIGFMGAGKTTIAQELAKMMKIIAIDVDDIIEKETAKTIAKIFSEEGEKSFREKEKLQLEKVCSQKQPHIISCGGGIILDENNSELLKKHCITIFLSASQETIKERIKNDTSRPLYNEKTAGNILVARNKYYTTTADIVIMTDNKTPQQVAAHAFDEINTSLIHRW, encoded by the coding sequence ATGCTTCCGAAGATATGCGTTAGTATAGCAGAAAAGTCAGTGCCTCCAGACGTAGATTTCGCCGAGATACGTCTCGACATGATGGATGTCACCGTTGAAGACGTCGCTGATATTTTCGCAGCACCGATACCACTGATAGCAACATGCCGCCCAGAGAAATATGACGACGATACAAGGAAAGAGCTTCTCATCACAGCGATACGTCACGGAGCAAAATTCGTCGACATAGAAGTCGACGCCGAAGAGCAATACCGTAACGATATCATCGCAGCGGCAAAAAAATATGGCACCACAGTAATAATATCTTTCCACGACGAAGAAAAGACGCCAACACAAAAAACGCTAGAAGATATCGTATCACAGTGTTTTGAGTGCGGCGCCGATATCGCGAAGATAGCGTGTAACATTTCTTCTCGCGACGACAGCGAAATACTTCTAAGTCTCATGAAAGACGACAAAAAAATCATCTCCGTAGCTATGGGAGAACAGGCTTTGTCGTCACGTGCCGAAGCTCTACGACGCGGCAGTCTCTTCACATACGCAGCCCTAGCACCAGGCAAAGAGACAGCACCAGGACAGCCCGACATCAAAACCCTACAAAGATATATGACGAAATGCTTCGCCGTAGTAGGAAACCCCGTCTTCCATAGCATAAGCCCCACGATATTCGACGCCGCCTTCAAAGAAAACAATCACAACGCCACATACACACGAATAACAGCAGACGACGTTATAGATATTATCGCCCTGGTAAAACGGCACGACATCGCAGGCTTTAACGTGACATCGCCTTTCAAAGAAGCCATCATCCCATACCTCGACGAGCTCGACGACACAGCACAATACGTCGGTGCAGTAAATACCGTCGTCGTCAAAGATAAAAAACTCATAGGATATAACACCGACATAAAAGGCGTTACAGAGACGCTAAAATCCCACAAAATATCCCCGAAAAAAGCCGTAGTCCTCGGCGGCGGAGGAGCAGCAGCAGCAGCGGCATATGCCATGACGACTACAGCAGAAGATACCGTCGTCATCAACAGGACACCCTATAAAGCACAAAAAATAGCACAGAAATTCGGATGCAGGACGGCGCCTTTAGAAAATATCGCCGAAGAGCTACGCAACGCCGACATCCTAATATCGTGTATAACAGCACAACACAACCCAATACCACCGTCAGCGTTACATAAAGACCTCGTAGTCTTCGACGCCAACTACAAAACATCGCCGTTAGCAACAATAGCACGTCAGCAAGGATGCACGACGATAGACGGCATACAATGGCTTATAAACCAGGCAATACCGACATGCGAGCTGTTCCTCGACGGAAAAGCACCACGACAAGCAATGGAAAAAGCCCTCTCAAAAAAAGACAATAAAAAACACGTCGCCATAATAGGATTCATGGGCGCTGGCAAAACGACGATAGCACAAGAACTCGCCAAAATGATGAAAATCATCGCCATCGATGTCGACGACATAATAGAAAAAGAAACAGCAAAGACAATAGCAAAGATCTTCTCCGAAGAAGGCGAAAAAAGCTTCCGCGAAAAGGAAAAGCTCCAGCTTGAAAAAGTATGCTCGCAGAAACAACCCCATATAATATCATGTGGAGGGGGCATCATACTAGACGAAAATAACAGCGAACTCCTCAAAAAACATTGCATAACGATATTCCTGTCGGCATCACAAGAGACGATAAAGGAAAGAATAAAAAACGACACATCACGTCCACTATATAACGAAAAAACAGCGGGAAATATCTTAGTCGCAAGAAATAAATACTATACAACGACGGCAGATATTGTCATAATGACAGATAACAAAACACCACAACAGGTAGCAGCTCATGCATTCGACGAAATTAATACGTCCCTCATACATCGATGGTAG
- the aroA gene encoding 3-phosphoshikimate 1-carboxyvinyltransferase, producing MHSTKLIRPSYIDGSVKAPPSKSMTIRALIAASLAKGTSTIQNPAKCDDTKAALKIIEALGAKAKEKGDKIIIEGGGKPSESVLYCMESGLCMRIAPALAALHDRKFMITGSGSLSYRPIDMVVEPLKMAGAQCEIDKNSTKIHVEGPLKGGDITVDGSMTSQVVTGLLMTLPLVDKNSTITVKNPTSIPYIAMTIALLKKYGIKITHDDTYENFKIKGKQKYKPCTYNIEGDWSAAAPMLVAGAIRGKTFVSGVDILSEQADKEILSVLKDAGAYVDLRDDGIAVEKRDLKAFEFDVTNHPDLLPPLVALACYCQGQTEITGIERLRYKESDRVQALATELSRLGAYISCEDNSMIITGKALTGGFADANNDHRIAMALAIAALRAQGDVFIEGWKSVAKSYPNFFQHLEAISE from the coding sequence ATGCATTCGACGAAATTAATACGTCCCTCATACATCGATGGTAGTGTGAAAGCTCCGCCATCAAAAAGTATGACAATACGCGCCCTAATAGCAGCATCGCTGGCAAAAGGAACCTCTACGATACAAAACCCTGCAAAATGCGACGACACAAAAGCCGCTTTAAAAATTATAGAAGCCCTCGGCGCTAAGGCAAAAGAAAAAGGCGATAAGATAATAATAGAAGGCGGAGGGAAGCCCTCGGAAAGCGTATTGTACTGCATGGAGTCCGGGCTGTGTATGAGGATAGCACCAGCATTGGCAGCGCTGCACGACAGGAAATTCATGATAACAGGCAGCGGATCATTGTCATATAGACCAATAGATATGGTGGTAGAACCACTGAAAATGGCAGGAGCACAATGCGAGATAGATAAAAATTCTACGAAAATACACGTGGAAGGTCCGCTAAAAGGTGGAGATATAACAGTAGATGGTAGCATGACGTCACAAGTCGTTACAGGGCTGCTCATGACACTGCCCCTCGTAGATAAAAACTCGACGATAACGGTGAAAAACCCCACAAGTATACCATATATCGCTATGACGATAGCCCTACTGAAAAAGTACGGAATAAAAATAACACACGACGATACATACGAGAACTTCAAAATCAAAGGAAAACAAAAATATAAACCCTGCACATACAATATCGAAGGCGACTGGTCGGCAGCAGCACCAATGCTCGTAGCAGGAGCTATAAGAGGGAAAACATTCGTGTCAGGTGTCGATATACTATCAGAACAGGCCGACAAAGAAATCCTCTCCGTACTAAAAGACGCAGGAGCATACGTCGACCTTCGCGATGACGGCATCGCCGTAGAAAAACGCGACCTCAAAGCTTTTGAGTTCGACGTAACAAACCACCCAGACCTACTGCCGCCACTAGTAGCATTGGCATGCTACTGCCAAGGACAGACAGAGATAACAGGGATAGAACGCCTGCGCTACAAAGAAAGCGATCGCGTACAGGCACTAGCAACAGAACTCTCGCGGTTAGGAGCATATATCTCCTGTGAAGACAACTCTATGATAATAACAGGGAAAGCATTGACAGGAGGTTTCGCCGACGCCAACAACGACCATAGAATAGCAATGGCCCTAGCAATAGCAGCATTACGAGCACAAGGCGATGTTTTTATAGAAGGATGGAAGAGCGTAGCAAAGTCATACCCGAACTTCTTTCAGCACTTGGAGGCCATAAGTGAATAG
- a CDS encoding chorismate synthase, whose amino-acid sequence MNRFGKMFAVTIFGESHGPKIGAVIDGCPPGIPITTEDMLADLARRKSGARGTTTRHENDIPTILSGVFNGKTTGTPLCITFDNNDTDATPYEEIKDTPRPGHADLTALQKYQGYNDYRGGGHSSGRLTAPIVAAGTIAKKILGDITIKATIITPDIEKAVDNAIATNDSIGAIIQCQIKNIPPGLGEPFFDSIESLISHAIFAIPGIKGIEFGAGFSATTMPGSEYNDTIINTAGKTSTNHSGGINGGITNGNDIIFRVAVRPTATISQKQNTVNLNTGKPTTITHQGRHDTCFALRTPVIIEAMAAITIADFKCQGLCP is encoded by the coding sequence GTGAATAGATTCGGAAAAATGTTCGCCGTCACAATCTTCGGAGAGTCGCACGGACCAAAAATCGGCGCAGTAATAGATGGATGCCCACCAGGGATACCAATAACAACAGAAGATATGCTCGCAGACCTTGCAAGAAGAAAAAGCGGCGCCCGAGGAACAACAACACGACACGAAAACGATATCCCAACAATACTCAGCGGCGTCTTCAACGGCAAAACAACAGGAACGCCACTCTGTATAACATTCGATAATAACGACACCGACGCAACACCATACGAAGAAATAAAAGACACGCCACGTCCAGGCCACGCAGACCTGACAGCACTCCAGAAATATCAAGGATATAACGACTACCGCGGAGGAGGACACTCCTCAGGGCGCCTCACAGCGCCAATAGTAGCAGCAGGAACGATAGCAAAGAAAATCCTCGGCGACATAACAATAAAAGCCACCATAATAACCCCCGATATAGAAAAAGCCGTCGATAACGCCATCGCTACCAACGACTCCATCGGCGCAATAATACAATGTCAAATAAAAAACATACCACCAGGACTGGGAGAGCCATTCTTCGACTCCATAGAATCACTCATCTCACACGCTATCTTCGCAATACCAGGAATTAAAGGCATAGAATTCGGAGCCGGCTTCAGCGCCACAACAATGCCAGGAAGCGAATACAACGATACCATCATCAACACCGCAGGTAAAACTTCAACAAACCACTCCGGAGGCATTAACGGCGGAATAACAAACGGTAACGACATAATCTTCCGCGTCGCCGTCCGCCCAACAGCAACAATATCACAAAAACAAAATACCGTAAACCTAAACACCGGAAAGCCCACAACAATAACACACCAAGGCCGACACGATACATGCTTCGCACTGCGCACACCCGTCATCATCGAAGCCATGGCTGCTATCACCATCGCCGACTTTAAATGTCAGGGGCTCTGCCCCTAA
- a CDS encoding phosphatase PAP2 family protein — protein sequence MNVFHAIQLDWIRSLQVLRCPFFDMFFRMLDGADRFMFSIAIVSFAWYVCSRRLGITFFYLLFTSFLVNTIAKISFGLPRPFHIDSSLDVLHSPIYSKSLGFPSGAAQTAVILASLIFLTSKNLYLRIASILFGVFLCLSKVYLGLHFPSDIVGGLVIGGVIVVVGNTVSSYIEARWFTMPLWRRVLITSLFPVLFAMTLLFPATSKFFHYFGLTAGVGIGILLSTRWDIASVPPRSLIVRFLHAGIVVAVFLALSVFLSGFPYIAFTSVFLGLWLSLFGGQVFLPRSFR from the coding sequence ATGAATGTTTTTCATGCTATACAGCTCGACTGGATACGTTCTCTGCAGGTGTTACGCTGTCCTTTTTTTGACATGTTTTTTCGTATGCTTGATGGTGCTGACCGTTTTATGTTCAGTATCGCTATTGTCTCTTTTGCGTGGTATGTTTGCAGCAGGCGCCTTGGGATCACCTTTTTTTATCTTTTGTTTACGAGTTTCCTTGTCAACACAATAGCAAAAATATCATTCGGCTTGCCGAGGCCTTTTCATATTGACTCTTCTCTCGACGTGTTACATTCGCCGATATATTCTAAAAGTCTTGGCTTCCCTAGCGGCGCTGCACAGACAGCTGTCATTCTGGCATCTTTGATCTTTCTTACTAGTAAAAATCTTTATCTTCGGATAGCTAGTATCCTTTTCGGCGTTTTCTTGTGCCTTTCAAAGGTATATTTGGGGCTGCATTTTCCGAGCGACATCGTCGGAGGTCTTGTTATTGGTGGGGTTATTGTCGTCGTCGGGAATACTGTTTCATCATATATCGAAGCACGATGGTTTACGATGCCTTTATGGAGAAGGGTTCTGATTACCTCTCTTTTTCCTGTACTGTTCGCTATGACGTTGTTATTCCCAGCGACAAGCAAGTTTTTCCATTATTTTGGTCTTACAGCAGGTGTTGGTATAGGGATATTACTCAGCACACGATGGGACATCGCCAGCGTGCCGCCAAGGTCTTTGATTGTCAGGTTTCTTCATGCAGGAATTGTTGTAGCTGTGTTTTTGGCGTTATCTGTTTTCTTGTCGGGGTTTCCTTATATAGCTTTCACTTCGGTCTTTTTAGGTTTATGGCTTAGTCTTTTTGGAGGACAGGTTTTCCTACCACGGAGCTTTAGATAG
- a CDS encoding phosphotransferase, producing MYYSGDRIYEDLDILGISPTSVEPIIHDDAISSTVFRVHSSHGKSYIMKYFFSGDRLRREAFYLSHLRGIIPVPDIIDTVASGEDFGGALLIEDVSGVLLKSSTLSDSCASKIGETLALLHDVSVDRYGDLSNDEDVTASPREEMQIYFERSFAECSSITDASLLGLCKKFVLEHIHILDDAEGPCIVHRDYRPGNIIVDGDDVKAVIDFENARGSFAEEDFAQMERLAWHHYPTTRNAFLQGYKTVRPLPAHLDDITPLLLVLKALGAIGFTYERKTWEGKHRHIYEDNVDFLKELFRHRLL from the coding sequence ATGTATTATTCTGGTGACCGCATCTACGAGGATCTTGATATCCTTGGTATATCGCCTACTTCTGTAGAGCCAATCATCCATGACGATGCTATAAGTTCTACGGTATTCCGCGTGCACTCTTCTCATGGCAAGTCATATATCATGAAATATTTCTTCAGCGGTGACAGGCTTAGAAGGGAAGCGTTCTATCTTTCTCATCTACGTGGCATCATCCCTGTCCCTGACATTATCGACACTGTTGCTTCCGGCGAAGATTTCGGTGGAGCTCTTCTTATTGAAGATGTTTCTGGAGTTCTTCTGAAGTCGTCTACGCTCTCCGATTCATGTGCTTCTAAGATAGGAGAGACTTTGGCTCTTCTTCATGATGTTTCTGTCGACCGATATGGAGACCTTTCTAATGATGAAGACGTCACTGCTTCACCTCGCGAGGAGATGCAGATATATTTCGAACGTTCTTTCGCAGAATGCTCTTCTATCACCGATGCGTCGTTGTTGGGGCTGTGTAAGAAATTCGTTTTAGAACATATACATATTCTCGATGATGCAGAAGGCCCTTGCATCGTCCATCGTGACTATCGTCCTGGTAATATCATCGTCGACGGCGATGACGTCAAGGCTGTCATCGACTTCGAGAATGCCAGGGGATCTTTCGCCGAAGAAGATTTTGCACAGATGGAAAGGCTTGCGTGGCATCATTATCCAACGACGCGCAATGCTTTTTTGCAGGGATATAAAACGGTACGGCCACTGCCGGCACACCTCGACGATATTACGCCTTTACTTCTCGTCCTCAAAGCTCTGGGGGCTATAGGCTTCACTTATGAGAGAAAGACGTGGGAGGGCAAACACCGCCATATTTACGAAGATAATGTTGACTTTTTGAAAGAGCTTTTCAGGCATCGACTTCTTTAA
- a CDS encoding NAD(P)/FAD-dependent oxidoreductase — protein MQAHKKKYSAVFIGAGAAGIFAANRYAALSSGGSILVLERSQDPLSKLKISGGGRCNVTNSCFDIRELAKNYPRGHRELIGPFSVFQPSDMIEWLRSRGVELKTEEGGRVFPVTDSSQTIIDCLLDEANDLGVSINYNSSVKEIKHEKDGGFFIRLQDGEVLCAEAIMLATGSGGDGYRLAASLGHRVITPIPSLFTFNIPKFSLRDLSGVSVEDVVISLPKLKIKQRGPLLITHWGFSGPAALKLSAWGARDLHDMSYLTTCVIDWIPEVSEKKLRILLEEKSVCCPKKSLSNSPIVNSIPKKLWETLLSLSGVDIALRWNDVSKKAKERILQRLKYDSHRISGKTVFKQEFVTCGGVDLSEVNFKSMESKKVPGLFFGGEILDIDGITGGFNFQAAWTTGYIAGSAMSSAGDSL, from the coding sequence TTGCAAGCACATAAGAAAAAATATTCCGCCGTTTTTATTGGAGCCGGCGCTGCTGGGATCTTTGCTGCAAACCGTTATGCTGCGCTGTCTTCTGGTGGTAGCATCCTTGTTCTAGAGCGGTCACAGGATCCTCTTTCCAAGCTTAAGATTTCCGGTGGTGGGCGCTGCAACGTCACGAATTCATGCTTCGACATCCGCGAGCTAGCGAAAAACTATCCTAGAGGTCATCGTGAGCTTATCGGCCCTTTTTCTGTCTTCCAGCCTAGTGATATGATAGAATGGCTTAGAAGCCGCGGTGTAGAGCTTAAAACTGAGGAAGGCGGCAGGGTGTTCCCTGTAACAGACAGCTCCCAGACGATTATCGACTGTCTCCTCGATGAAGCTAATGACCTTGGCGTTTCTATTAATTACAACTCTAGCGTTAAAGAGATAAAGCACGAAAAAGATGGCGGCTTTTTTATTCGTTTACAGGACGGTGAAGTTTTATGTGCTGAGGCTATAATGCTCGCTACTGGAAGTGGTGGTGACGGATATCGTTTAGCTGCGTCGTTAGGTCATCGTGTTATTACTCCTATACCTTCGCTGTTCACCTTCAACATCCCTAAATTCTCTCTACGCGACCTTTCTGGCGTCTCCGTCGAAGACGTTGTTATATCTCTGCCTAAGCTCAAGATCAAGCAGCGCGGGCCGCTTTTGATTACACATTGGGGATTTAGTGGTCCTGCGGCATTGAAACTTTCGGCATGGGGAGCTCGCGATTTACATGATATGTCTTATCTTACGACTTGTGTTATCGACTGGATTCCCGAGGTATCAGAAAAAAAGCTAAGGATTCTTCTCGAAGAAAAATCTGTGTGCTGCCCCAAGAAATCTTTGTCAAACTCCCCTATTGTCAACAGCATCCCTAAGAAGCTTTGGGAGACCTTGTTGTCACTATCTGGTGTTGATATCGCGTTACGATGGAATGATGTCTCTAAGAAGGCTAAAGAGCGCATCCTTCAGCGTCTGAAATACGACAGCCATAGAATTTCTGGGAAGACCGTTTTCAAACAAGAATTCGTTACGTGCGGCGGTGTCGATCTTTCCGAGGTTAATTTTAAAAGCATGGAAAGCAAGAAAGTTCCTGGCCTTTTTTTCGGTGGCGAGATTTTAGATATCGACGGGATTACCGGAGGCTTTAATTTCCAGGCGGCATGGACTACTGGTTATATTGCTGGCTCGGCGATGTCTTCTGCCGGCGATAGCCTATAA